From the genome of Anopheles moucheti chromosome 3, idAnoMoucSN_F20_07, whole genome shotgun sequence, one region includes:
- the LOC128304859 gene encoding uncharacterized protein LOC128304859, which yields MRPLLVPSWLHISYEEKKLIAYLAGSGTTVCSLYLLTMAGRSLSFSDQSSPCFSENSTYNLEITLVVILSIIYLVIGGAFFWGIWQEKAKYLLPFLCFLVAATGFLGHAHIDWMLFEAGSGERQFGIFAFIFATLVLTFASTIILLLYREMNSGKRAEKDSFEVFYDDEKY from the exons ATGCGGCCCTTGCTGGTTCCTTCTTGGTTGCACATTTCCTACGAGGAGAAGAAGCTAATTGCGTACTTGGCTGGTAGTGGAACGACTGTCTGCAGCTTGTACCTGCTAACCATGGCCGGTCGCTCATTGAGCTTTTCCGATCAAAGTAGCCCTTGCTTTTCCGAGAACAGTA CGTACAACCTGGAAATTACTCTCGTGGTTATCCTTTCCATCATCTACCTCGTCATCGGCGGAGCATTCTTCTGGGGCATATGGCAGGAGAAGGCTAAGTATTTGCTACCATTTCTGTGCTTCCTAGTAGCGGCGACCGGCTTCCTTGGCCATGCACACATCGATTGGATGCTGTTCGAGGCGGGATCCGGCGAGAGACAGTTTGGTATTTTTGCTTTCATCTTTGCAACGC TGGTTCTTACATTTGCCAGCACAATTATTTTGCTGCTGTACCGTGAAATGAACTCGGGCAAGCGTGCGGAAAAGGATAGCTTTGAAGTGTTttatgatgatgaaaaatattgA